The sequence GTTCGTTGCCTACGACAGTAAAAGAAGATCGTGTCGGTGGCAATACGTTTTATTTTTTGAATACAAACGATGGATATGATGCAAGTCGCATATTGAATGATGCTTTTTTGAAAAGTTTTTCCGAAAAAATAAAAGGAACGATGTTGCTTGCGGTTCCTCATCAAGATGTGCTCATTATTGCTGACATTGAAAACGAAATCGGCTATGATGTACTTGCGCAGTTAACGATGAGTTTTTTTGCAAGTGGCAGAGTGCCGATTACTGCGCTTTCATTTTTATATGAAGGTGGGCAATTGCAACCGATTTTTATTCTTGGAAAAAATCATCGAAAGGATGAGAAATGATGAACGTATTTTACAATCGAGAAGGTATTGGCGACACGTTGCTCATTACTTTAAAAGTTGTTGATCCACAAGTGCGTGCTTTTGAGAAAAAAGGGGATGTTGTGCGCATTTATGATGAGCAAACAAGTGAAACAGTTGGTTACAATATTTTTCATGCGTCTACATATAGCACATTTGAAGGAAATGGAGTCGTTGAACTAAACGAACAAGTAATCGCTACGATTAACGACATATTGCAAAAAAATGGTGTAAATGAACAATTAAAGGCTGATTTTTCACCAAAATTTGTTGTCGGTTACGTGAAAGAAAAGGAGAAGCCCCCGAATGCTGATAAATTAAGTGTTTGTCAAGTAGACATTGGTACGGAAACATTGCAAATTGTATGCGGGGCTCCAAACGTAGAAGCAGGACAAAAAGTCGTTGTCGCAAAAGTCGGAGCAGTCATGCCAAGCGGTCTAGTCATTCAAGAGGCAGAACTTCGTGGGGTGAAGTCTTACGGAATGATTTGTTCTGCCCGTGAACTCGATTTGCCAAACGCCCCACAAGAGAAAGGGATTCTCGTTTTAGATGATGAGTACGAAGTAGGTCAACCATTTTTTAGCTGACTTCCATCACGGCAGTCAGCTTTTTTTGTGGTAAAATAAAACCGAATGTATAAGAGAAAGAGTGAGGATTAAATGGGTTGGTTTAAGGCACTACTTCGTTATTTATTTGGAGAAAATGATAAGGAAAAAGAAACGCGCAAACGCCTCCCTTCCGTACAAAAAAATGATCATAAACATGTGGAGGCAAAAGTTGTTTATGAATATCCGAAAGGGAAATTTCGCTTTCCATTAATTCCAGATGAACCAAAAGAAAGACAAAAAGAGCGAATATATGAACAAAAGCGCTCATCACCACAGACCGTTTCCTCTGAGAAAAAAATAACACGCATAGAGCGCACAGTAAACGAATCACGCACGTTTCGTCCGACAGATGTGCCATCGCCTATATTTGGTTATAAGCGAATGGAGCGTGTTGAGCGAAAAAAAGAACATGATGCGGTTGTTGAATTTGAACTTCCGATCGTTGAAGAAGCTGAAACAAACGAACATGTGCATATGCCAGCAAGTGAGCCAATTCATCATGAAGAGAAAGATGTTGCTCATGAAAAAGAAGAAATGCAACAAGAAGAAGTGCAGAGGGAAGCTGGTGAAGAACAAGTTACGCAAATACAGGTAGGAGAAAGTAAAGAGCAGGAGCGTAGAGAAGAAAAAATTGAACAAACGAACGAAGAACGGGAGAGAAAGAGAAGCGGTGTGCCATATAACGTGATGATGTTAAAACAAGATCGAGAAAAATGGAAAGAGCGACAGCAACAGCAACAGCGATCTTATACGTTTCCGCCGTTATCGCTATTGCATGCTCCAGCGATTCAACATGAGGGCGATGAAACGTGGCTAAAAGAGCAGACAGAGCGGTTAAATGAGACGTTTAAAAATTTTAACGTTGGAGCAACAGTCGTTCACGTGACTCAAGGTCCGACGGTGACTCGTTTTGAAGTGCAACCAGAACTTGGAGTGAAAGTGAATAAAATTACGAATTTAGCGGATGATATCAAATTAAATTTAGCGGCTGTAGATATTCGTATCGAAGCGCCTATCCCTGGGAAAAACACGATCGGAATCGAAGTGCCTAATCGCTCAAGCCGCCCTGTTTTCATTCGTGAAGTATTACAAAGCGAGGTGTTCCAACAATCACAATCTCCGTTAGCCGTTGCCTTAGGATTAGATATTTCAGGGAGACCAGTTGTTACTGATTTAAAAAAGATGCCGCACGGATTGATTGCGGGAGCAACTGGATCAGGGAAAAGCGTCTGCATGAATGCGATGTTAGTAAGTTTGTTATATAAAGCAACACCGCACGAAGTGAAGTTATTATTGATCGATCCGAAAATGGTCGAACTTGCACCGTACAATCATATTCCACATTTAGTTAGCCCAGTTATTACAGATGCAAAAGCAGCAACAGCAGCATTAAAATGGGCTGTATCTGAAATGGAGCGGCGATATGAGCTGTTTGCACATACAGGGGTGCGCGATATTGTTCGTTATAATGAGTTAATACGAAAAGCACAAAAGCCAGAACAACATCTACCTTATATTGTTATTGTCATTGATGAATTAGCAGATTTAATGATGGTTGCTCCAGCCGATGTAGAGGAAGCTATTTGCCGTATTGCCCAAAAAGCGCGGGCGTGTGGGATGCACTTACTTGTTGCTACACAACGACCGTCTGTTGATGTCATTACCGGCTTAATTAAGGCAAATATCCCAACGCGCATTGCCTTTTCTGTATCGTCACAAATTGATTCACGTACAATTATTGATATAAACGGTGCTGAAAAATTACTTGGGCGAGGCGATATGTTATTTTTAGAAAACGGAACAGCAAAACCAATTCGCTTACAAGGCAATTTTGTATCGGATGAAGAAATTGAGCGCGTCGTTGCCCATGTGCGTCAACAAATGGAACTGTCTTATTTATTTCAACACGATGAGTTGTTGCAACAACATGTACAAGCTGAGGAAGATGATGAGCTCTTTTATGAAGCATGTGAGTTTGTTGTTCAACAAGGTGGTGCTTCGACGTCGAGTTTGCAACGTCGTTTTCGTATCGGCTATAATCGGGCAGCGCGCTTAATTGAAATGATGGAGCAGCGTGGGATTGTATCGGCACCAAAAGGAAGCAAGCCACGCGATGTGCTAATTGACGAGCAAGATCTTGAGCAACTACAAGAT comes from Anoxybacillus flavithermus and encodes:
- the ytpR gene encoding YtpR family tRNA-binding protein, whose translation is MNVFYNREGIGDTLLITLKVVDPQVRAFEKKGDVVRIYDEQTSETVGYNIFHASTYSTFEGNGVVELNEQVIATINDILQKNGVNEQLKADFSPKFVVGYVKEKEKPPNADKLSVCQVDIGTETLQIVCGAPNVEAGQKVVVAKVGAVMPSGLVIQEAELRGVKSYGMICSARELDLPNAPQEKGILVLDDEYEVGQPFFS
- a CDS encoding DNA translocase FtsK; amino-acid sequence: MGWFKALLRYLFGENDKEKETRKRLPSVQKNDHKHVEAKVVYEYPKGKFRFPLIPDEPKERQKERIYEQKRSSPQTVSSEKKITRIERTVNESRTFRPTDVPSPIFGYKRMERVERKKEHDAVVEFELPIVEEAETNEHVHMPASEPIHHEEKDVAHEKEEMQQEEVQREAGEEQVTQIQVGESKEQERREEKIEQTNEERERKRSGVPYNVMMLKQDREKWKERQQQQQRSYTFPPLSLLHAPAIQHEGDETWLKEQTERLNETFKNFNVGATVVHVTQGPTVTRFEVQPELGVKVNKITNLADDIKLNLAAVDIRIEAPIPGKNTIGIEVPNRSSRPVFIREVLQSEVFQQSQSPLAVALGLDISGRPVVTDLKKMPHGLIAGATGSGKSVCMNAMLVSLLYKATPHEVKLLLIDPKMVELAPYNHIPHLVSPVITDAKAATAALKWAVSEMERRYELFAHTGVRDIVRYNELIRKAQKPEQHLPYIVIVIDELADLMMVAPADVEEAICRIAQKARACGMHLLVATQRPSVDVITGLIKANIPTRIAFSVSSQIDSRTIIDINGAEKLLGRGDMLFLENGTAKPIRLQGNFVSDEEIERVVAHVRQQMELSYLFQHDELLQQHVQAEEDDELFYEACEFVVQQGGASTSSLQRRFRIGYNRAARLIEMMEQRGIVSAPKGSKPRDVLIDEQDLEQLQDTI